One window of Caloenas nicobarica isolate bCalNic1 chromosome 7, bCalNic1.hap1, whole genome shotgun sequence genomic DNA carries:
- the VAX1 gene encoding ventral anterior homeobox 1, which yields MFGKQDKMDVRCSSETEANRVSKNGHKEGKESKGSEGNISTSFLKDQQGTFSASTATEDCNKSKSSSADPDYCRRILVRDAKGSIREIILPKGLDLDRPKRTRTSFTAEQLYRLEMEFQRCQYVVGRERTELARQLNLSETQVKVWFQNRRTKQKKDQGKDSELRSVVSETAATCSVLRLLEQGRLLSPPGLPGLLPPCTTGALGSALRGPGLAAGSGSAAAAAAPAGGSPHPPAASSAAGPPPPAALHGAAAAGHGLFGLPVPALLGSVAGRLSSAPLAVTGSLAGNLQELSARYLSSSAFEPYSRTNNKESAEKKALD from the exons ATGTTTGGGAAACAAGACAAAATGGACGTTAGATGCAGTTCAGAGACTGAAGCTAACCGAGTCTCGAAGAACGGACATAAAGAGggcaaagaaagcaaagggtctgaaggaaatatttctacttcttttttgAAGGATCAACAAGGGACTTTTTCTGCCTCTACAGCTACGGAAGATTGTAATAAAAGTAAATCTAGTTCGGCTGACCCGGACTATTGCAGGAGGATCCTAGTTAGAG ATGCCAAAGGTTCAATCAGAGAGATTATTCTGCCTAAGGGGCTTGATCTGGACCGTCCCAAGCGGACCCGCACCTCCTTCACGGCCGAACAGCTCTACCGCCTGGAGATGGAGTTCCAGCGCTGCCAGTACGTCGTGGGGCGGGAGCGCACCGAGCTCGCCCGCCAGCTCAATCTCTCCGAGACTCAG GTCAAGGTCTGGTTCCAGAACCGGCGCACCAAGCAGAAAAAGGACCAGGGCAAGGACTCCGAGCTGCGGTCGGTGGTGTCCGAGACCGCCGCCACCTGCAGCGTCCTGCGGCTGCTGGAGCAAGGCCGGCTGCTCTCcccgccggggctgcccggcctCCTGCCGCCCTGCACTACCGGAGCCCTGGGCTCGGCGCTGCGCGGCCCCGGCCTGGCAGCGGGCAgcggcagcgcggcggcggcggcggctcccgccGGGGGCTCCCCGCACCCGCCAGCAGCCAGCAGCGCGGCGGGGCCCCCGCCTCCGGCAGCGCTGCAcggagcggccgccgccgggcACGGGCTGTTCGGGCTGCCGGTGCCCGCGCTGCTGGGCTCGGTGGCCGGGCGGCTCTCCTCCGCGCCCCTGGCCGTGACCGGCTCGCTGGCGGGCAACTTGCAGGAACTGTCGGCCCGCTACCTGAGCTCGTCCGCCTTCGAGCCCTACTCCCGGACCAACAATAAAGAAAGCGCTGAGAAAAAAGCACTGGACTGA